One genomic window of Blastopirellula retiformator includes the following:
- a CDS encoding TlpA family protein disulfide reductase — translation MTKTLMTAILLTSAIIAPALLRAEETPSETAPAESVTLETLQASPDDADAIKAFGEKQLEAAKALSEKEPEAAVEMLSKLQAGLAEVKPTERPAVVALMIVRNQVGMTERNLANSLWSLEDMKAKIAESPTDPAWVNRYTMKLYADNAVLVRSDWQKAKEPVDAGVAYLEKLAEESEDEAYQTAVKRAASQLGRLQRSIESQKKLAALIGKPAMPLSADTCVNAESLTDADVKGKVVVLDFFAIWCGPCIASFPHVRHWNADLADKGVQVIGVTSYYGYDWNEETEKPARGEDVSHEAEVAMLGKFAKSHELTYPLIVNESKDIFKYYGVSGIPQVVVIDQTGIVQLVKVGSGEANAKAIEAKVKELLGEG, via the coding sequence ATGACCAAGACCCTGATGACCGCCATCTTACTGACTTCGGCGATCATCGCTCCGGCCCTACTTCGTGCGGAAGAAACGCCCAGCGAAACCGCTCCGGCGGAATCGGTGACGCTCGAAACCTTGCAAGCCAGCCCGGATGACGCCGACGCGATCAAGGCTTTTGGCGAAAAACAGTTGGAAGCAGCAAAGGCCCTGAGTGAAAAAGAGCCCGAAGCCGCCGTCGAAATGCTGTCCAAACTGCAAGCGGGCCTGGCCGAAGTGAAGCCAACCGAACGCCCCGCGGTGGTCGCCCTGATGATCGTTCGCAATCAAGTCGGCATGACCGAACGCAATCTGGCGAACTCGCTGTGGTCGCTGGAAGACATGAAAGCCAAGATCGCCGAATCGCCGACCGATCCGGCTTGGGTGAACCGCTACACGATGAAACTGTACGCCGACAACGCGGTGCTCGTCCGCAGCGATTGGCAAAAGGCGAAAGAGCCGGTCGATGCCGGGGTGGCCTATCTCGAGAAACTAGCGGAGGAGAGCGAAGACGAAGCCTATCAGACGGCGGTTAAGCGAGCCGCGTCGCAGCTCGGTCGTCTGCAGCGCTCGATCGAGTCGCAGAAGAAATTGGCGGCGCTGATCGGCAAGCCGGCGATGCCGCTGTCGGCCGACACCTGCGTGAACGCGGAGTCGCTGACCGACGCCGACGTGAAAGGCAAAGTGGTTGTGCTCGACTTTTTCGCCATCTGGTGCGGTCCCTGCATTGCGTCGTTCCCGCACGTTCGCCACTGGAACGCCGACTTGGCTGACAAAGGGGTACAAGTGATCGGCGTCACCAGCTACTACGGCTACGACTGGAACGAAGAAACCGAAAAGCCGGCCCGCGGCGAAGACGTTTCGCACGAAGCCGAAGTCGCGATGCTAGGCAAATTCGCCAAGTCGCACGAACTGACCTACCCGCTGATCGTCAACGAGTCGAAGGACATCTTCAAGTACTACGGCGTCAGCGGCATTCCCCAAGTCGTCGTGATCGACCAAACGGGAATCGTCCAACTGGTGAAGGTCGGCTCGGGCGAAGCCAACGCCAAAGCGATCGAAGCCAAGGTCAAAGAGCTGCTGGGCGAAGGTTAA
- a CDS encoding catalase — MSDKKPKPTTTDAGIPVASDEHSLTVGADGPILLHDNYLIEQMANFNRERIAERQPHAKGSGAFGQFEVTHDVSAYTKAAVFQPGTKTDALMRFSTVAGERGSPDTWRDPRGFALKLYTTEGNYDMVGNNTPVFFIRDPMKFQHFIRSQKRRADNGLRDHDMQWDFWTLSPESAHQVTWLMGDRGIPKTWRNMNGYSSHTYMWVNAKGERFWVKYHFKTDQGIECLTQDEAVRIAGEDSDYHRRDLFNSIQQGDYPSWTLQMQIMPYEEAETYRFNPFDLTKVWPHSDYPLQEVGKLTLNRNPTDFHTEIEQAAFEPNNLVPGIGASPDKMLLGRMFAYADAHRARMGVNYKQIPVNRPQCPFHSYSKDGAMRTENVTDPVYAPNSKGGPQADPDRYPQNDVWDAGGSFVREAYTLRKDDDDWGQAGTLVREVMDDAARDRLVSNVVGHLSDGVSSPVLERAIQYWRNIDKKIGDRIAEGIKS; from the coding sequence ATGAGTGACAAGAAACCGAAGCCAACCACCACCGACGCCGGCATTCCGGTCGCCAGTGACGAACATTCGCTGACCGTCGGCGCCGATGGGCCGATCTTGCTGCACGATAATTACCTGATCGAGCAGATGGCGAACTTCAATCGCGAGCGAATCGCCGAGCGACAGCCGCACGCCAAAGGCTCCGGCGCGTTCGGGCAATTTGAAGTGACCCACGACGTCAGCGCCTATACCAAGGCGGCCGTCTTTCAGCCTGGGACGAAGACTGACGCCCTGATGCGCTTTTCGACCGTAGCCGGAGAGCGTGGCAGCCCCGACACATGGCGCGATCCGCGGGGCTTTGCGCTGAAGCTCTACACCACCGAAGGCAACTACGACATGGTGGGGAACAACACGCCGGTCTTCTTCATCCGCGATCCAATGAAGTTTCAGCACTTCATCCGCTCGCAAAAGCGTCGCGCCGACAACGGCCTGCGTGATCATGATATGCAATGGGATTTCTGGACGCTCTCGCCTGAGTCGGCGCATCAGGTCACCTGGCTGATGGGCGATCGCGGCATTCCCAAAACCTGGCGAAACATGAACGGCTATTCGAGCCATACCTACATGTGGGTCAACGCCAAGGGAGAGCGGTTCTGGGTGAAGTATCACTTCAAGACCGATCAGGGAATCGAATGCCTGACGCAGGACGAAGCGGTTCGCATCGCCGGCGAAGACTCCGACTATCATCGCCGCGACTTGTTCAATTCGATTCAGCAGGGAGACTATCCCAGCTGGACGCTGCAGATGCAGATCATGCCGTACGAAGAGGCCGAAACCTACCGCTTCAATCCGTTCGACCTGACCAAGGTTTGGCCGCACAGCGACTATCCGCTGCAAGAGGTCGGCAAGCTGACGCTCAACCGCAACCCAACCGATTTCCATACCGAAATCGAACAGGCCGCCTTCGAGCCGAACAACCTGGTCCCCGGCATTGGCGCCAGTCCCGACAAGATGCTGCTCGGTCGAATGTTCGCCTATGCCGATGCCCACCGTGCCCGGATGGGAGTCAACTACAAGCAGATTCCGGTCAATCGTCCGCAGTGCCCCTTCCATAGCTATAGCAAGGATGGCGCCATGCGGACCGAGAACGTGACGGATCCAGTTTACGCGCCCAACTCCAAAGGAGGCCCGCAGGCCGATCCCGATCGATATCCGCAGAACGACGTCTGGGACGCCGGCGGCAGCTTCGTTCGCGAGGCCTACACGCTGCGAAAGGATGACGACGACTGGGGCCAGGCCGGCACGCTGGTTCGTGAAGTGATGGACGACGCGGCCCGTGATCGCCTGGTGTCGAACGTTGTCGGCCACTTAAGCGATGGCGTCTCGTCGCCGGTGCTCGAGCGAGCGATTCAATACTGGCGCAACATCGACAAGAAGATTGGCGATCGAATTGCGGAAGGGATCAAGAGTTAA
- a CDS encoding TetR/AcrR family transcriptional regulator, translating to MSVELPAESRLTDRKRAAIVAAAVKEFEACGFDNTRMNKIAETAEVSKRTVYNHFESKDALFLAIVQELLDTTEAMPDAPYAPDEPLDEQLIEKANRIIELFTSDSFQSVVRVTLSRFLMAPQLAEQTIGDQKRFRVRLVRWLEEVVAAGQLKIDDCEFAAAQFCGMLQTFTFWPQAFRLEPPPSKTELDRIVRSTVEMFLSRYGVSS from the coding sequence TTGTCTGTCGAGCTTCCTGCGGAGTCCCGTCTCACCGATCGAAAACGGGCGGCGATCGTCGCGGCTGCGGTGAAAGAATTCGAGGCCTGCGGCTTCGACAACACCAGAATGAACAAGATCGCGGAGACGGCCGAGGTAAGCAAACGGACGGTCTACAACCACTTTGAGAGCAAAGACGCCCTCTTTCTGGCGATCGTCCAGGAGCTGCTCGACACGACCGAGGCGATGCCCGACGCTCCCTACGCGCCAGACGAGCCGCTGGATGAGCAACTGATTGAAAAGGCGAATCGGATCATCGAGCTGTTTACCTCTGACAGCTTTCAAAGCGTCGTCCGGGTAACGCTTTCACGATTCTTGATGGCGCCGCAACTGGCCGAACAAACGATCGGCGATCAAAAGCGGTTCCGCGTGCGGCTGGTTCGCTGGCTAGAAGAAGTGGTCGCCGCCGGACAACTGAAGATCGACGACTGTGAATTCGCCGCGGCTCAGTTCTGCGGCATGTTGCAGACGTTCACTTTTTGGCCGCAGGCGTTCCGGTTGGAACCGCCACCGTCGAAAACGGAACTTGACAGAATCGTTCGCTCGACGGTGGAGATGTTCCTGAGCCGGTATGGAGTCTCGAGTTAA